In Pseudomonadota bacterium, the sequence GGGTTTGAGCCGCGGCTTTGCCGAGCCTACCGGGCGATGACCAAAGGGAAGGTGGAATCAGGGGTGAAGTATCTCAAGCGCAACTTCCTGCCCGGACGGACCTTCATCGACAGCGTGGATCTGCAAGAGAAGCTCGATGAATGGAATGCCACCATTGCCGATATGCGTATTCACGGCACGACCCATGAGCGGCCTATCGAGCGCTTCGAGCGCGAGCGCTCGATGCTCATTCCGACCGCCGGGCAGCCCAGCTTTTTGACCGACGTCCGGTTGAGCCGGATGGTGGCCTCCGACTACCTGGTGAGCCTCGACACCAACCGCTACTCGGTGCCCTTTACGCTGATTGGCCAGGCGGTGGACGTCGCGCGGTGCGGTGGCGAGCTTCGGATTTTCCATCGCGGCGCCTTAGTCGCCCAGCACCCGCGGCTATTAGGCCGGCATCAACTGTCGATCGATCCGGCGCACGGACCGGGGGCGATGGCCCGCAACGCCCGACGGCTTCTCTCCAGTATCGGGGTAGGCAGCGCCCCCGCGGATACCCGGCTCACCGAGGTCGAGGTACGTGATCTTGGGATCTACGAGCATCTGCTCGAGGAGGTGCTCTGATGCATGCCGGCCAATGTGAACGTTTGCAAGACAGCCTCACACGCCTGCGGTTGTTCAAAAGCCGCGAGCGGCTCGAGGCCTTGCTGCAAGACGCGAGCGCCGAGGAGCTTTCCTATGCCGATTTCCTCGATCGCCTATTGGGCGAAGAAGTCGCCTCCAAGACCCAGAAGAATATCACCATGCGCACCAGCCTCGCACGCTTTCCCTTTGTAAAAAGCTTGGAGAGTTTCGATTTCGGCTACCAACCCTCGCTCGATAAAAAGCAGCTCCTGATGCTAGCCACTTGCCACTTCATCGAGCACGGTGAGAATGCAGTGATTTTAGGGCCGCCCGGTGTCGGCAAGACGCACTTAGCCGTGGGCCTTGGACTCAAAGCCATCGAGCACGGCTATCGGGTACTCTTCACTACGGCAGCCGCGATGATTGCGACCCTGACCCGAGCGCTCACCGAGGGGCGGCTTGAGGAGAAGCTTAAGGTCTACACCGTGCCGCGGCTTTTAGTCATTGACGAGATTGGCTATCTGCCTATCGATCGGGTGGGGGCGAATCTCTTCTTTCAGCTCATCAGCCGCCGTTATGAGAAAGGGCCGATGATCCTGACCAGCAATCAGAGCTTCGGGGCCTGGGGTGAGGTGTTCGGTGATCGGGTGATCGCCACCGCC encodes:
- the istB gene encoding IS21-like element helper ATPase IstB, whose amino-acid sequence is MHAGQCERLQDSLTRLRLFKSRERLEALLQDASAEELSYADFLDRLLGEEVASKTQKNITMRTSLARFPFVKSLESFDFGYQPSLDKKQLLMLATCHFIEHGENAVILGPPGVGKTHLAVGLGLKAIEHGYRVLFTTAAAMIATLTRALTEGRLEEKLKVYTVPRLLVIDEIGYLPIDRVGANLFFQLISRRYEKGPMILTSNQSFGAWGEVFGDRVIATAILDRVLHHAITINIRGNSYRLKEKLKAGLIRTEEPVAIG